DNA sequence from the Spirochaetota bacterium genome:
ATTATTTCGAGAAGGACTATCCGTTCGACAGAGCCGTATTCTCCTGCGACGAGGGTTCGGCCAAGCCCGATGAGCTCATATACCGGCGGGCGCTTGAACGCGTATCGGTAACCGCTGCGGAAGCGGCCTTCATCGATGATAAGCCGGCGAACGTGGAAGCGGCCGTATCGCTCGGCATGCGCGGCATTCTCTTCACCACGATAGAGGATGTGACGCGCTCGCTTGCCGATGTGCTTTCAGAGCGGTGACTAGCGGCGTCCGGCGTAGCGCAATGATGCGAGTATGGTATCGAATTTACCCGAGGCGGACGGCGCTTCGCCCTCCGACGATTCGGCGGTGATGAAGAGCACGGCATTCCCCGAATATCCGCGCCAGTATACACGGGTGTACGGCACCGGCTTCTCCTGGTACATACGGGTAAAATGCTCCACGAGATGCATGTATTCCGCGCTCCGCTCAATGCTCCCGAATACAGAATTACCCACAGCCGGGGCCGCCGATCCGCCGGAGAGCCGGTCGTACTGCGATGCGAACGCCTCAAGTGTCGGCGCCTTCTCTTCGGGTATCAAGAGCACCGTGAAAAGCGCGGTGGCCGGCGAACGCACAGCGATAAAACGTACTGTGTTGGTCTCGTCGCGAATGACCTTCCAGCCGTCCGGATAACTGAACGATATGCCGGCATTGCGGTAGATATTCGGGTATGTCATGCGCGGATCGTTGCCGCAGGACGCTATGGCAAGAAGAACGGCACCGGCAAGGAGCATGGATCGATATGTGTTTTCCATAGTGCGCACAGTATAAACCGATTTATGGGGATTGACAAGGGAACATATCGTTCATCTTGCTTTTTTCGCTGAAAAACTGTACATTCCCTGCACTCGCTGCGCGGGGCTGTAGCTCATCTGGTAGAGCGCTTGAATGGCATTCAAGAGGCGACGGGTTCGATCCCCGTCAGCTCCACAGAACTATATGGAACAGACCGCTCTTATTTCAGTATCGTCCCGCAGCATCGGCAGATTGCTCGAATCGATACTCACGCGTATGGGATATGCCGTACGCAACACCCGCCGTTACTACGATGTCATAGCGGAAAGCAAAGCCCCGACGACGGGGCTCATCGTCATCTCCGATTCCGTGGGCAACCGCGACGGCTACGACCTTGCGCGGCGCATCAAGAACTTCGACGCCAACAATACGAAACGCGTCATCGTCGTCAATATCAATAGGCGCAATGCGGACGCCCGGACGCTTGAGCGGCAGCTCATCTATCCTTTGACGGTGCCCTTCCGCGAGGAGGACATACGCAATATCATTCAGCGCACCGCTCGAAGACGCCGCAGTATCGCCGCTGCGAAGGATAAGCAGGTAGCCGTGTTCTCGCCGAAGAAGGAGAGCGCGTCCTCACTCGAGGCGATGCTCCGTGCGGAGCATTTCCGTGCGTATGCAGTGACAAGTCTTGCGACGTTCAGGGAGCGCGTGACCTCCCGGCGGCCCGACGCCGTCATCATCGATGCCGACAGCGTACGCCGCGAGGCATATGCGCTCGCACGCGAGCTTCGCACGCAGAAACAGTACACGCAGATACCGATCATGTTCGTGACCGGGCGCGACATCCTGCACGAGCATGTGCGCGGGTTCGACAACGGCATCACCGATTATCTGCGCAAGCCCGCGGACGGCAGACGGCTCTTCGACCGGCTCACGGTGCTCTTCGATAATATCGCCTCGCCGGGGAAAGCGGTGACGCTTGCCGTCTCCATCGACCCGTCGGTCCGTCATACCATCGCTTATACGCTCGCGAAGAACCGCTTCGCGTTCCGCACGGCGGGGAGCGTCGATGAAGCGATGCGTGCGCTCCGGAGCCAGCGCATCGATGCGGTGGTCGCCGACCTCGAATCCGACCGCATGAAGATACTCCCCCTTATCGGCGCGATACGGCGCAATCACAAGTACGACGATGTGTCCATCATGACCATCGTCGAGCGGGAGACCATCGGCCTCATCGACACGGAAAGCTCCGCGGGCATCACCGATTATCTCCTCATGCCCTTCGACGAGACGCCGTTCATACGGCGGCTCAGGAACAATCTCATCATGAAGAACGTCATCGACAGCATCGAGTACCAGAACAAGCAGCTCATGCTCGTCAACAAGCGGCACAACGACCTCTTGACGTTCACCGGGTACGATATCAAAGGCCCCTTGTCGCTGATACGCAACTATACGAAATTCTGCCTGGAAAAACCCGAGCTCCCGCGCGAGGAGATAGTGCGCTCGGTGAACGCTATCGACCGGCAGGCACGGCTCGCCACACGCATCATCGATACGACGATGCATTACAAGAGCATAGAGACGGGGCGCATATCTCTCGAGAAGACGGACGAGGACGTGGTCGAGCTCCTCAACCGCTGCATCGAGGACAACATGATATTCATGGAGAACCGCGGGCTGAAACTCCGCGTCGAAGTGCGCGATGTCATACCCCCGATGCGCATCGATAAGCTCAAGATATACGAGGTATTCAACAATCTCCTCCATAACAGCGTCAAGCACAGTGCGCAGGGCGGGAGCATCGTGGTCACCGTGGGGCTTCTCGATTATCAGGACGAGTTCTATTCTCTCTTCTCCGAACTCGGCGAGGCGGGCAAGCGCCT
Encoded proteins:
- a CDS encoding response regulator, whose amino-acid sequence is MEQTALISVSSRSIGRLLESILTRMGYAVRNTRRYYDVIAESKAPTTGLIVISDSVGNRDGYDLARRIKNFDANNTKRVIVVNINRRNADARTLERQLIYPLTVPFREEDIRNIIQRTARRRRSIAAAKDKQVAVFSPKKESASSLEAMLRAEHFRAYAVTSLATFRERVTSRRPDAVIIDADSVRREAYALARELRTQKQYTQIPIMFVTGRDILHEHVRGFDNGITDYLRKPADGRRLFDRLTVLFDNIASPGKAVTLAVSIDPSVRHTIAYTLAKNRFAFRTAGSVDEAMRALRSQRIDAVVADLESDRMKILPLIGAIRRNHKYDDVSIMTIVERETIGLIDTESSAGITDYLLMPFDETPFIRRLRNNLIMKNVIDSIEYQNKQLMLVNKRHNDLLTFTGYDIKGPLSLIRNYTKFCLEKPELPREEIVRSVNAIDRQARLATRIIDTTMHYKSIETGRISLEKTDEDVVELLNRCIEDNMIFMENRGLKLRVEVRDVIPPMRIDKLKIYEVFNNLLHNSVKHSAQGGSIVVTVGLLDYQDEFYSLFSELGEAGKRLNKFVEIRFMDEGRSLNDRVQSRIFDLIIKNTQGQNDDKNLNIALYIVKAFVGAHGGKVWVESETEGGNAFIILLPVS